The following nucleotide sequence is from Lacinutrix sp. Hel_I_90.
ACATTATGACTTGTATGTAAGTATAAGTGATGCCGTGTTAGGTACTTCAAAAGAAATTGATACGGTTACCGGTAAAGTACGTATTAAAATAGATGCAGGAATGCAGTCTGGAAAGATTTTACGCTTACGCGGAAAAGGGATTCCGAGTATTAATGGTTACGGTAAAGGTGACTTATTAGTTCATGTAAATGTCTGGACACCAAAAACCTTAAGCAAAACTCAAAAAGAATTCTTTGAAGAGATGAAGGATGACGAACATTTTGCTCCAAAACCAGAAAAAAGTGACAAGTCTTTCTTTGAAAAAGTTAAAGATATGTTCTCTTAATAATTGAACAAATACTACATAAAGTCCGTTTACTAAAACGGGCTTTTTTTATGTTAAAAACACAAGTAATTTACTGTTTTATACCTTAGTTAAACAAAAAATAGTATATTTGACTTATCATTGGCGTAAGCCAGTGGTAATTTTTCTTTTTCATAGCAATTTTTTCCCATCCTTAATTTGCGTTAAGGGTGGGTTTTGTTTTTTAATGGCCTACTGTTTTCATGCACTCAAGCAGTATTGGCAATAAGGTTATAAAACAATCACTACCTAAAAATCTAATTTTCGGAAAACTGTTTTTCATTTCTGTTTTTTTTGTTCCTGTTAAACACATTTATTTAAAGGTCTCATTATCTTAAGCATATGACCGGAAAACTATTTAATTTTATGGGCCTCTTTATTTTCCTTATTTTAAAATAAACCAATCTAAATTCCCTGCAAGAAAACACTATAGTTAGCATCTCATTTATAGACCTATAATACTATAACTGCTATTTACTTAATTATTTATTTTATGAATCGTTAAAATAAATGTAAAGCATCCTAGTACTGTTTTAACATTTTCTATATTTACGTCACTAATATCATTTAAACTTCACAAAATATATGAGCAACCTATTAGAAGCACACTCAGTTTCTAAAAAATTTGGTGATTTTACAGCACTTAACAATGTCTCTATTGCCGTTGAAAAAGGCAGTATCTTTGGGCTTCTTGGGCCAAACGGCGCCGGAAAAACGACCTTAATACGTGTTATTAATCAAATTACAATGCCAGATACTGGTCATGTGATATTAGATGGCGAGCCATTACTGCGACATCATATTCAAAATATAGGCTATTTACCAGAAGAACGTGGTTTATATAAATCGATGAAAGTTGGTGAACAAGTATTATATCTGGCACAACTTAAAGGTTTGGAAAAGGCCGAAGCTAAAAAAAGACTACTCATGTGGTTTGAGCGTTTAGAAATTGGCGATTGGTGGAATAAGAAAATCCAAGAATTATCTAAAGGTATGGCTCAAAAAATTCAGTTTGTGGTGACCGTTTTACATCAACCCAAATTGTTGATTTTTGATGAACCTTTTTCGGGTTTCGACCCAATAAACGCTGATATTATAAAAAATGAAATCCTAAGATTACGTGACGAAGGGGCCACAGTTATTTTTTCAACGCACCGTATGGAATCTGTTGAGGAAATGTGTGATCATATCGCCTTAATTCATAAGTCGAATAAAATATTAGATGGAAATCTAAATACTGTTAAACGACAGTATAAATCGAATACCTTTGAAGTAGGGATTTCTGCAGAAAACCATTCAGCATTACAACAGACTTTAGCTGATAAATTTTCGGTAGTTCCGGCACATTTTAAAACCTTAGACAACGAGTTAAAACTAAATATTAAACTTCAAGATCATGAAACTGCTAATAATTTATTAAGTTATTTACTCACGCAAGGCCAAGTGTCTCACTTTGTGGAAGTCATACCAAGTGTTAGTGATATTTTTATTCAAACTATTAAGGACCATTAAATTATGAATCATTTACCACTTATAATTAAAAGAGAATATCTTACTAAAGTGAGAAATAAGGCTTTTATCGTAATGACGTTTGTGAGTCCCTTAATATTTATTGCACTCTTCACTGTCGTAGGTTATTTGTCACAAATAAATAGTAATACAGAACGAACCATTTCGGTTTTAGACGAGTCGGGTTTTTTTAGCGAGTCTTTTGAAAACGCTGAATTTTTGCATTATAATTTTTTAAATAATGTAACTTTAGAGACCGCTAAGAAACGTGTTGAAGAGCAAAATAATTACGGCTTACTTCATATTTCAAAATTTGATAGTATTGCTAATGCTGCAAAAGGCATAGCTTTTTATTCTTCAGAATCGCCATCACTATCAATAATTGGAACATTAGAATCTAAAATTGAAAAACGGCTCACCAATCTTAATCTAGAAAGTAAAAATGTTGATGTTGCCATGATTAACGATGCACAAGTAACGATAGCTATTAATCAGGAGAATTTTAGTGGTAAAAAATCTTCGAAATTAGATAGTTTAGTAAAACTTATTTTTGGTGGTGCTGCGGGCTATTTACTCTTCATGTTTATCATTATTTATGGAAACATGATCATGCGTTCGGTTATTGAAGAAAAAACGAGTCGCATTATCGAGGTCATTATATCTTCAGTAAAACCCATACAATTAATGTTGGGTAAAATTATTGGCACCTCTTTGGCTGGTGTCACCCAATTTGTAATTTGGCTAATTGTGGGTGGTATTTTAATGATTATAGCCTCTCTTCTATTCGGTATCGATTTTGCAACCATGCAAACACCACAACAGGAAATGATGCAGCAGGCCATACAGAATCAAGATGGTACCATGGAACTTCAAAATATTATTTTAGCCTTTCAAAATTTACCATTACTAAATCTTATCATTGCTTTTTTACTCTTTTTTATTAGTGGCTATTTACTATACAGCTCGCTTTATGCAGCTATTGGTGCGGCTGTAGATAATGAAACAGATACACAGCAATTTATGCTACCTATAATCATGCCCTTAGTACTAGCTGTTTATGTTGGTATTTTTACGGTGATAGAAGATCCTCATGGTACTATTTCAACCATATTTTCGTTTATACCCTTAACGTCTCCTGTGGTTATGCTTATGCGTATTCCATTTGGAGTGCCGTTATGGCAGCAGGTGGTATCGTTGTTAATTTTAATTGGTACATTTATCTTTACTGTCTGGTTTGCTGCAAAAATATATCGTGTAGGAATTTTAATGTATGGAAAAAAGCCAAGTTATAGGGAATTAATTAAGTGGATTAAATATTAATGATGCAAGATAACGTAACAGATAAAATTGAAAAGGAAGTTGGAAAAGTAAGCGATGTGATTACTGACACTAACGCGTGGGGAAAGTTCATAGAATTTTTAAACTATAAAATCTATGAATTTACTAATGACGATGGTGGCGCTGGAGCTGTAATCAAAGTAAAATATGTTTTATTGGTCATTGCTATTTTAATAGTAACAACCTACATCTTAAGATGGGTAAAAAGATTATTAACCCGTAAAATGCCAGCTGAGGATGCTGCCAAATTTACCACAGTATTCTCATTCGCTAGATGGCTGATATACATCATCATTTTTATTATCGTCATAGATTCTATAGGCATCGATGTTACTGCCGTTTTTGCTGCATCTGCTGCGTTACTAATTGGTATTGGTCTGGCATTACAAACCTTGTTTCAAGATATTATATCCGGTGTGTTTATACTCGTAGATCAATCGGTTCATGTTGGAGATGTTATAGAACTTGAAGGCAAAGTGGGTCGTGTAGTAGAAATTAAATTACGTACCACAAGAGCGGTAACTATTGATAACAAAGTATTAGTGATTCCTAATCATTTGTATTTAACCAATAGTTTATACAATTGGACACAAAATGGCACCTCGACAAGAGAAACTGTTGATGTTGGGGTTGCTTACGGTAGTGATATCGAGCTGGTAAAAAAACTATTAATTAAAGCTGCAGAGTCTTGTAAATTGGTTTTTAAACAACCTGGACCAACCGTTATATTTAATGATTTTGGTGAGAGTTCACTAAATTTTAGAGTTGCTTTTACTGTAGAAGATAGTTTCAACTCGAGAATACCAAAAAGTGAAATTCGCTTTGCTATAGACAGGTTATTCAGAGAAAACAATATTAGCATTCCGTTCCCTCAACGTGACATTCATATCATTCAAAAACCAGATCAAGACATTCAATTAAAGATGAAGAACAATTCACATTTAAACACCAACGACTAGTATACTTCGTATGTACATAGAAAAAAACATTACCAAATTAGTAATCCCCACCATAGCACTCTTTCTTTCTATGGTTAGTTTTTCTCAAACTTCTGATTTGTTAAGATTAGAATACTTAAATATTCCAAATAATAGCTCTAAAAATAATATTGAACGTTTTCGCGTCTTTTTTCAATTACCTCTAGAAATAAAAGAGAATAATTTTATTATTTTAGGAGCTG
It contains:
- a CDS encoding mechanosensitive ion channel family protein, which translates into the protein MQDNVTDKIEKEVGKVSDVITDTNAWGKFIEFLNYKIYEFTNDDGGAGAVIKVKYVLLVIAILIVTTYILRWVKRLLTRKMPAEDAAKFTTVFSFARWLIYIIIFIIVIDSIGIDVTAVFAASAALLIGIGLALQTLFQDIISGVFILVDQSVHVGDVIELEGKVGRVVEIKLRTTRAVTIDNKVLVIPNHLYLTNSLYNWTQNGTSTRETVDVGVAYGSDIELVKKLLIKAAESCKLVFKQPGPTVIFNDFGESSLNFRVAFTVEDSFNSRIPKSEIRFAIDRLFRENNISIPFPQRDIHIIQKPDQDIQLKMKNNSHLNTND
- a CDS encoding ABC transporter permease, which codes for MNHLPLIIKREYLTKVRNKAFIVMTFVSPLIFIALFTVVGYLSQINSNTERTISVLDESGFFSESFENAEFLHYNFLNNVTLETAKKRVEEQNNYGLLHISKFDSIANAAKGIAFYSSESPSLSIIGTLESKIEKRLTNLNLESKNVDVAMINDAQVTIAINQENFSGKKSSKLDSLVKLIFGGAAGYLLFMFIIIYGNMIMRSVIEEKTSRIIEVIISSVKPIQLMLGKIIGTSLAGVTQFVIWLIVGGILMIIASLLFGIDFATMQTPQQEMMQQAIQNQDGTMELQNIILAFQNLPLLNLIIAFLLFFISGYLLYSSLYAAIGAAVDNETDTQQFMLPIIMPLVLAVYVGIFTVIEDPHGTISTIFSFIPLTSPVVMLMRIPFGVPLWQQVVSLLILIGTFIFTVWFAAKIYRVGILMYGKKPSYRELIKWIKY
- a CDS encoding ABC transporter ATP-binding protein, whose amino-acid sequence is MSNLLEAHSVSKKFGDFTALNNVSIAVEKGSIFGLLGPNGAGKTTLIRVINQITMPDTGHVILDGEPLLRHHIQNIGYLPEERGLYKSMKVGEQVLYLAQLKGLEKAEAKKRLLMWFERLEIGDWWNKKIQELSKGMAQKIQFVVTVLHQPKLLIFDEPFSGFDPINADIIKNEILRLRDEGATVIFSTHRMESVEEMCDHIALIHKSNKILDGNLNTVKRQYKSNTFEVGISAENHSALQQTLADKFSVVPAHFKTLDNELKLNIKLQDHETANNLLSYLLTQGQVSHFVEVIPSVSDIFIQTIKDH